The following coding sequences lie in one Paenibacillus durus ATCC 35681 genomic window:
- the nifK gene encoding nitrogenase molybdenum-iron protein subunit beta: MSKERMNIPDYNTLFTEERYVQQRENKKQFEAPCSDQEKAEALAYSQSAEYMEKNFERKAVVINPHKACQPLGSVMAALGFEKTLPFVHGSQGCNSYFRSHLSRHFKEPTPAVSSSMTEDAAVFGGMSNMIDGLENAVALYKPEMVAVCTTCMAEVIGDDLSAFIGNARQKGAIAEDFPVTFANTPSFIGSHITGYDSMIKSILSQLFDRSGQTAAPGAGEEGEKLNVLLGFEPYTGNFAEIRKILNAFDTKYTILGDHSGNYDSPANGEYEYYYGGTKLADVPKAANALGSLVLQKYTLKKTQEYIKGTWKQQVSALSTPLGVKATDKLLEAISELTGLPVPASLKEERGRVVDAYADSHPYLHGKRVALAGDPDLLLGLIGFCLEVGMEPVHILCSNGDVEFDGKKWKEEVEALLATSPYGSEATVYVGKDLWHLRSLLLNDPVDLAIGSSHVKFAAKDAGVPLVRVGFPIFDRHHMHRNPIIGYQGALNLLTLIVNIVLDQLDNNESGFGDLVR; encoded by the coding sequence ATGAGCAAGGAAAGAATGAATATTCCGGACTATAACACCTTGTTTACGGAAGAACGCTATGTACAACAACGTGAGAACAAGAAACAATTTGAAGCGCCTTGCAGTGATCAGGAAAAAGCAGAAGCGCTCGCTTACTCCCAATCCGCAGAGTACATGGAAAAGAACTTCGAACGTAAAGCGGTTGTTATCAATCCTCACAAAGCTTGCCAGCCGCTTGGATCGGTTATGGCAGCACTCGGATTCGAAAAAACGCTGCCGTTCGTACACGGATCGCAAGGCTGTAACTCTTACTTCCGCAGCCATCTGAGCCGTCACTTCAAGGAACCTACGCCAGCCGTTTCTTCATCGATGACTGAGGATGCAGCCGTATTCGGCGGCATGAGCAACATGATCGACGGTCTTGAAAATGCAGTTGCTCTGTACAAACCGGAGATGGTAGCCGTATGTACCACTTGTATGGCGGAAGTTATCGGTGATGACCTGTCGGCCTTTATCGGCAATGCCCGTCAAAAAGGCGCAATCGCCGAAGATTTCCCTGTAACCTTTGCAAATACGCCAAGCTTCATCGGTTCGCATATCACTGGGTATGATTCCATGATCAAGAGCATTCTGAGCCAACTGTTCGACCGTTCCGGCCAAACCGCCGCTCCGGGTGCCGGCGAAGAAGGCGAGAAGCTGAACGTGCTGCTTGGATTCGAGCCTTACACAGGCAACTTTGCGGAAATTCGCAAAATCCTGAACGCTTTTGATACGAAGTACACGATCCTCGGCGATCACAGCGGTAACTATGATTCCCCGGCTAACGGAGAATATGAATACTACTATGGCGGAACGAAGCTTGCCGATGTTCCAAAAGCGGCTAACGCACTGGGCTCGCTCGTACTGCAAAAATACACGCTTAAGAAAACTCAAGAATATATCAAAGGCACTTGGAAGCAGCAGGTTTCCGCTCTGTCGACTCCGCTCGGCGTAAAAGCGACAGATAAGCTGCTTGAAGCTATCAGCGAACTGACAGGTCTTCCGGTTCCGGCATCGCTGAAGGAAGAACGCGGACGCGTAGTTGACGCTTACGCAGACAGCCATCCTTATCTGCATGGCAAACGCGTTGCCCTTGCTGGCGATCCTGACCTGCTGCTTGGCCTCATCGGATTTTGTCTCGAAGTCGGCATGGAGCCGGTACACATTCTGTGCTCGAACGGTGATGTGGAATTCGATGGCAAGAAGTGGAAAGAAGAAGTTGAAGCGCTGCTGGCAACCAGCCCTTATGGTTCCGAAGCAACTGTTTATGTAGGCAAAGACCTGTGGCACCTGCGTTCGCTGCTGCTTAACGATCCGGTTGATCTGGCTATCGGCAGCTCACACGTTAAATTTGCTGCCAAGGATGCAGGAGTACCGCTGGTCCGCGTAGGCTTCCCGATCTTTGACCGTCATCATATGCATCGCAATCCGATTATCGGCTACCAAGGAGCATTGAATCTGCTGACCTTGATTGTCAATATTGTCCTCGATCAGTTGGACAACAACGAGTCCGGTTTCGGCGATTTGGTTCGCTAA
- the nifD gene encoding nitrogenase molybdenum-iron protein alpha chain, translated as MGLDIEANKKLVEDILEAYPDKAKKDRKKHFQINTEETKQSCSCSLKSNIKSRPGVMTPRGCSYAGSKGVVWGPIKDMVHISHGPVGCGQYSWGTRRNYANGTLGIDNFTAMQITSDFQETDIVFGGDKKLEIICREIKEMFPLAKGISVQSECPIGLIGDDIEAVSKKMAKELEMPVVPVRCEGFRGVSQSLGHHIANDAIRDFVMGKADLAETGPYDVNIIGDYNIGGDAWASRILLEEMGLRVIAQWSGDGTLNELEIAHKAKMNLIHCHRSMNYMVEHMEKAYGIPWMEYNFFGPTKTYESLRAIAAKFDATIQENCEKVIAKYKPQMDAIIGKYRPRLEGKKVMLLIGGLRSRHTIGAYEDLGMEIVATGYEFAHKDDYEKTFPDMKEGSIIMDDPTAYELEELAQKLNIDLMGSGVKEKYVYHKMGIPFRQMHSWDYSGPYHGFDGFKIFAKDMDMTVNNPVWSLIDKKEKVQPEGASV; from the coding sequence ATGGGACTGGATATTGAGGCGAACAAAAAGTTAGTTGAGGATATACTGGAAGCCTATCCCGATAAAGCAAAAAAAGACCGTAAGAAACATTTTCAGATTAACACTGAGGAAACTAAACAATCCTGCAGTTGCTCCCTGAAATCGAACATTAAATCCCGTCCGGGCGTAATGACACCGCGCGGTTGCTCCTACGCCGGTTCCAAAGGCGTGGTATGGGGACCGATCAAGGATATGGTACACATTTCTCACGGCCCGGTTGGCTGCGGACAATACAGCTGGGGTACTCGCCGCAACTATGCGAACGGTACGCTTGGTATCGATAACTTCACAGCTATGCAAATCACAAGTGATTTCCAAGAGACGGACATCGTCTTTGGCGGTGACAAGAAGTTGGAAATCATCTGCCGCGAGATCAAGGAAATGTTCCCGCTGGCTAAAGGAATCTCTGTTCAATCCGAATGTCCGATTGGTCTGATCGGCGATGATATTGAAGCAGTATCCAAAAAAATGGCTAAAGAACTAGAAATGCCAGTCGTTCCTGTCCGTTGCGAAGGTTTCCGCGGCGTCAGCCAGTCGCTTGGTCACCATATCGCGAACGATGCCATCCGCGACTTTGTAATGGGTAAAGCGGATCTTGCCGAAACTGGTCCTTACGATGTAAACATCATCGGTGACTATAACATCGGCGGCGACGCATGGGCTTCCCGTATCCTGCTGGAAGAAATGGGTCTGCGCGTAATCGCTCAATGGTCTGGCGACGGTACTCTGAACGAGCTGGAAATCGCCCACAAAGCGAAGATGAACCTGATTCACTGCCACCGTTCCATGAACTACATGGTTGAACATATGGAGAAAGCTTACGGTATTCCGTGGATGGAGTACAACTTCTTCGGACCGACCAAAACTTACGAGAGCCTGCGCGCGATTGCTGCCAAGTTCGACGCAACGATCCAAGAAAACTGCGAGAAGGTTATCGCCAAATACAAGCCGCAAATGGATGCCATCATCGGCAAATACAGACCGCGTTTGGAAGGCAAAAAGGTTATGCTCCTGATCGGCGGCCTGCGTTCCCGTCATACGATTGGCGCATACGAAGATCTTGGCATGGAAATCGTTGCTACTGGCTACGAGTTTGCTCATAAAGACGACTATGAAAAAACCTTCCCTGATATGAAGGAAGGATCGATTATCATGGACGATCCGACAGCATACGAACTGGAAGAACTCGCTCAAAAATTGAACATCGACCTTATGGGATCGGGTGTTAAGGAAAAATACGTATACCACAAAATGGGTATTCCGTTCCGTCAAATGCACTCCTGGGATTACAGCGGTCCGTACCATGGCTTCGACGGCTTCAAGATTTTTGCCAAAGACATGGATATGACCGTGAACAACCCGGTATGGAGTTTGATTGATAAGAAAGAAAAAGTACAGCCAGAGGGGGCGAGCGTATGA